From Anopheles coluzzii chromosome 3, AcolN3, whole genome shotgun sequence, the proteins below share one genomic window:
- the LOC120958224 gene encoding phosphopantothenoylcysteine decarboxylase has product MKVKKNILVGCTGSVATIKLPLLVEKLLQLAEFEVEVHVIVTEHARHFFSPQDLPAAVTLHTDAEEWTSWQKRGDPVLHIELGKWADLLVIAPLDANSLAKMANGLCDNLLLCTTRAWDPSKPLLFCPAMNTRMWEHPITAAQIGTLKSWGHREVPCIAKTLMCGDTGLGAMAEVDTIVSTIRDTLSMEQS; this is encoded by the coding sequence ATGAAGGTGAAGAAAAACATCCTCGTCGGTTGTACCGGAAGTGTGGCCACGATCAAGCTTCCCCTGCTGGTGGAAAAACTGCTCCAGCTGGCCGAGTTCGAGGTGGAAGTACACGTGATCGTAACCGAGCATGCCCGGCATTTCTTCTCGCCGCAGGATCTGCCGGCCGCGGTCACACTCCACACGGACGCGGAAGAGTGGACGAGCTGGCAGAAGCGGGGCGACCCGGTCCTGCACATCGAGCTGGGCAAATGGGCCGACCTGCTCGTGATTGCACCACTAGACGCTAACAGCCTCGCCAAGATGGCCAACGGGCTGTGCGATAATTTGCTGCTCTGTACGACACGCGCCTGGGATCCGTCGAAACCGTTGCTCTTCTGTCCCGCGATGAACACGCGCATGTGGGAACATCCGATTACGGCGGCACAGATCGGTACGCTCAAGTCCTGGGGCCACCGGGAGGTGCCGTGCATTGCGAAAACGCTCATGTGCGGCGATACGGGGCTGGGTGCGATGGCCGAAGTGGATACGATCGTTAGCACGATCAGGGACACGCTGTCAATGGAGCAGAGTTGA
- the LOC120958226 gene encoding cytochrome c oxidase assembly protein COX19 encodes MTSMTFGQKKFIPTAPEKGSFPLDHGGQCRKLMLFYMRCLRENADDNSACREESKAYLQCRMDHDLMAREDFSKLGYSSEKSSENKPEQS; translated from the coding sequence ATGACGTCTATGACATTTGGCCAGAAAAAGTTTATCCCAACCGCACCGGAAAAGGGTAGCTTCCCGCTAGACCACGGCGGCCAGTGCCGGAAGCTGATGCTGTTCTATATGCGCTGCCTGCGAGAGAACGCCGACGATAATTCTGCCTGCCGGGAGGAATCGAAAGCCTACCTGCAGTGCCGCATGGATCACGATCTGATGGCACGGGAAGACTTCTCCAAGCTAGGCTACAGCAGTGAGAAAAGCAGTGAAAACAAACCGGAACAATCTTAA